The Drosophila mauritiana strain mau12 chromosome 2R, ASM438214v1, whole genome shotgun sequence genome has a segment encoding these proteins:
- the LOC117137283 gene encoding uncharacterized protein LOC117137283 yields MCIHCCRLRRTPCPPIPYSCPHCPVRTISSCCPLGSRPLAENPFIRGPDRETNPDPCDTLPPRWLEVNRRVIFALANRLCRSPEAAHYILLRLLYANYRKVMMISRKRRRYKVPLSGFPDQDLFSASAHFDSNGYLSDPMAPETLGKLLHMMQDYILRLRALNRKYKWCGNGKDFGDVLLLLGEQDELVRLLRDLFGDSDVVSIPKLLSALSELEINHLYGKYKKKTVPFMVRSISDLYSEVTEPKSPVLISLAHIANKTVSPYGPSHLKNISNFSPKSLPTIGKHAPPIRSKCEKCIPTSSTNLTQELQNALKKSNLKQPPADTAVILNPNPRTCNRIPQQSHFNKTKGILL; encoded by the coding sequence ATGTGCATCCACTGCTGTCGCCTCCGCCGGACACCATGTCCACCGATTCCCTACAGCTGTCCACACTGCCCGGTGCGCACCATCTCCAGCTGCTGTCCATTGGGCAGTCGGCCCCTCGCCGAGAATCCTTTCATAAGAGGTCCGGATCGGGAGACAAATCCCGATCCCTGCGACACCTTGCCACCGCGCTGGCTGGAGGTTAATCGACGGGTTATATTCGCCTTGGCGAATAGATTATGTCGATCTCCAGAGGCAGCTCATTATATTTTGCTTCGCCTGCTGTATGCCAACTATAGAAAAGTGATGATGATATCCAGAAAACGAAGGAGATACAAGGTGCCACTAAGTGGGTTTCCAGATCAGGATTTGTTCAGCGCTAGCGCACATTTCGATAGCAATGGTTACCTGTCCGATCCCATGGCTCCCGAAACTCTGGGAAAGCTACTCCACATGATGCAGGACTACATCCTTCGGTTGAGGGCGCTGAATCGCAAGTACAAGTGGTGTGGCAACGGCAAGGACTTTGGAGATGTATTGCTCCTATTGGGAGAGCAAGACGAACTGGTAAGATTGTTAAGAGATCTCTTCGGAGACAGCGATGTTGTGTCCATTCCAAAGCTCCTCAGCGCGCTCAGCGAGCTGGAAATCAATCATTTATACGGCAAGTACAAGAAGAAAACCGTTCCCTTCATGGTGAGAAGTATATCCGATCTCTACTCAGAAGTGACGGAACCAAAGAGTCCAGTTTTGATATCACTAGCGCACATAGCCAACAAAACAGTTTCCCCTTATGGGCCAAGCCATCTGAAAAACATCTCGAATTTCAGTCCAAAATCCTTGCCTACGATAGGTAAACACGCACCTCCTATAAGAAGTAAATGTGAAAAATGCATTCCAACATCAAGTACGAATTTAACCCAAGAGTTACAAAATGCCCTCAAAAAATCGAATCTTAAGCAACCACCAGCAGACACTGCTGTGATTTTAAATCCAAATCCAAGAACGTGCAATAGGATACCACAGCAAAGCCACTTCaacaaaaccaaaggcatCCTTCTATGA
- the LOC117137282 gene encoding tyrosine-protein kinase receptor torso isoform X2, with translation MLIFYAKYAFIFWFFVGSNQGEMLLMDKISHDKTLLNVTACTQNCLEKGQMDFRSCLKDCRHNETFPGALRKVQENYQMNMICRTESEIVFQIDWVQHSRETEPAPNATYIIRVDAVKDNNKETTLYLSDDNFLILPGLESNSSHNITALAMHGDGSYSLIAKDQTFATLIRGYQPSKMGAVNLLRFVPQPDDVHHIAAEIEWKPSAESNCYFDMVSYSTNSVNMDEPLEVQFRDRKKLYRHTVDNLEFDKQYHVGVRTVNIMNRLESDLQWLPIAAPSCLDWYPYNYTLCPPHKPENLTVTQKQYLPNILALNITWARPKYLPDNYTLHIFDLFKGGTELNYTLDQNRSHFYVPKITVLGSHFEVHLVAQSAGGKNVSGLTLDKVPREGNVVKLVLFIIVPICCILMLCSLTFCRRNRSEVQALQMEAKDAKASEFHLSLMDSSGLLVTLSANESLEVMDELEVEPHSVLLQDVLGEGAFGLVRRGVYKKRQVAVKLLKDEPNDEDVYAFKCEIQMLKAVGKHPNIVGIVGYSTRFSNQMMLLIEYCSLGSLQNFLREEWKYRQEQNAIGLKKNLEQNIDNRRFNRLPRNSIHDRIEDINSSMLSTVEEESESDQTHSSRCETYTLTRITNAADNKGYGLEDIENIGGSYIPKDAKDPKDQSKRKLKPQLKKDSKQDFKSDSKKRIFENKEYFDCLDSSDTKPRIPLKYADLLDIAQQVAVGMEFLAQNKVVHRDLAARNVLISVDRSIKIADFGLSRDVYHENVYRKSGGSGKLPIKWLALESLTHQVYTSQSDVWSFGVLLYEITTLGGMPYPSVSPSDLLQLLRQGHRMKRPEGCTQEMFSLMESCWSSVPSHRPTFSALKHRLGGMILATNDVPERLKQLQAANESKSKSCDVLNSKVEQVPSQEELYLEPLN, from the exons ATGCTGATTTTCTATGCGAAGTACGCATTTATCTTCTGGTTTTTCGTGGGCAGCAATCAAGGTGAAATGTTGCTAATGGACAAAATCTCCCACGATAAGACGCTCCTCAACGTCACCGCTTGCACCCAGAATTGCCTGGAAAAAGGCCAAATG GATTTCCGTAGCTGCTTAAAGGACTGCAGACATAATGAGACATTTCCCGGAGCTTTACGCAAGGTGCAGGAAAACTACCAGATGAACATGATCTGCCGCACGGAGTCGGAAATCGTTTTCCAAATAGATTGGGTGCAGCACAGCAGGGAAACCGAGCCGGCTCCAAATGCCACATACATAATCCGGGTGGATGCTGTCAAGGACAACAACAAAGAGACTACGCTTTACCTG TCTGATGATAACTTTCTCATCTTGCCGGGCTTGGAGTCCAACTCCAGCCACAACATCACCGCCCTGGCGATGCACGGAGATGGCAGCTACTCGCTGATAGCGAAGGACCAGACCTTCGCCACCCTCATCCGAGGCTATCAGCCCAGCAAAATGGGAGCAGTGAATCTGCTGCGGTTTGTCCCCCAGCCGGACGACGTGCATCACATTGCTGCCGAGATTGAGTGGAAGCCATCGGCGG AGAGCAACTGCTACTTCGACATGGTGTCGTATTCAACCAACAGCGTGAATATGGACGAGCCACTGGAGGTGCAGTTCCGGGAT CGCAAAAAGCTGTACAGGCACACGGTGGATAACTTGGAGTTTGACAAACAGTACCATGTAGGCGTGAGAACGGTGAACATAATGAATCGACTGGAGAGCGATCTGCAGTGGCTGCCAATCGCAGCTCCAAGCTGCTTAGATTGGTATCCCTATAACTACACACTCTGCC CTCCCCATAAGCCAGAGAATCTTACTGTGACCCAGAAGCAGTATCTGCCAAATATCTTGGCCCTGAACATCACCTGGGCGCGTCCCAAATACCTGCCGGATAACTATACACTTCACATCTTTGATCTGTTCAAAGGAGGTACTGAACTCAACTATACACTTGACCAAAACAGAAGCCACTTCTATGTACCCAAGATCACGGTACTGGGTTCCCATTTCGAAGTACATTTGGTGGCCCAGTCGGCAGGCGGTAAAAACGTATCCGGCTTGACGCTGGACAAGGTTCCTCGAG AGGGCAACGTGGTCAAGCTGGTACTCTTCATTATCGTGCCAATATGCTGCATTTTGATGCTGTGCTCCCTGACGTTCTGCAGACGAAATCGTTCGGAGGTTCAAGCGCTACAAATGGAGGCTAAGGACGCGAAGGCCAGTGAATTTCATCTCTCCCTGATGGACAGCAGTGGGCTGCTGGTCACCCTCTCGGCCAACGAGAGCCTGGAAGTAATGGACGAGCTGGAGGTGGAGCCACACTCGGTGCTCCTCCAGGATGTCCTCGGCGAGGGAGCCTTTGGCTTGGTGCGACGTGGAGTTTACAAGAAACGCCAAGTGGCTGTCAAGTTGCTGAAAG ATGAACCAAATGACGAGGACGTATATGCGTTCAAGTGCGAAATTCAGATGCTCAAGGCCGTGGGCAAGCATCCAAATATTGTGGGTATCGTGGGATACTCGACTCGTTTTAGCAACCAGATGATGTTGCTAATTGAATACTGCAGCCTTGGAAGCCTGCAGAACTTTTTACG TGAGGAGTGGAAGTACAGGCAGGAGCAAAACGCAATTGGACTTAAGAAGAACCTTGAACAGAACATTGACAACCGACGGTTTAACCGACTCCCTCGCAATTCCATCCATGATCGCATAGAGGACATCAACAGCTCGATGCTGTCCACTGTGGAAGAGGAGAGTGAATCGGATCAAACGCACTCAAGTCGTTGTGAGACCTACACCCTCACCCGAATCACCAATGCAGCCGACAACAAGGGCTATGGCCTGGAGGACATTGAAAACATCGGTGGCAGTTACATTCCCAAAGACGCGAAAGATCCGAAGGACCAGTCAAAACGGAAGCTAAAGCCGCAGCTCAAGAAAGACTCCAAGCAGGATTTCAAATCGGACAGCAAGAAGCGAATCTTTGAGAACAAGGAATACTTTGATTGCCTCGACTCATCGGATACGAAGCCCAGAATACCACTGAAATACGCAGATTTGCTAGACATCGCCCAACAGGTGGCGGTGGGAATG GAATTTCTGGCCCAAAACAAGGTAGTGCATCGAGATCTGGCAGCCCGGAATGTGCTAATCTCCGTAGACCGCAGCATCAAGATAGCAGATTTTGG ACTTAGTCGAGATGTGTATCATGAGAACGTGTACCGAAAGTCCGGAGGAAGTGGCAAGCTGCCCATCAAGTGGCTCGCGCTGGAGTCCCTCACCCATCAGGTGTACACCAGCCAGAGCGATGT TTGGTCCTTTGGTGTGCTGCTCTATGAGATCACCACTCTCGGTGGAATGCCATACCCGTCGGTGTCTCCCAGTGATCTCTTGCAGCTACTTCGACAAGGTCATCGGATGAAGCGACCGGAGGGATGTACGCAGGAAAT GTTTTCACTGATGGAAAGCTGCTGGAGCTCCGTGCCATCACACAGGCCAACATTTTCCGCCCTTAAACACAGACTTGGTGGCATGATTTTGGCCACTAACGATGTTCCAGAAAGGCTGAAACAACTGCAAGCGGCAAACGAGTCGAAATCAAAGTCATGTGACGTTCTGAACAG TAAAGTGGAGCAAGTGCCAAGCCAGGAAGAGCTGTACCTAGAACCTTTAAATTAA
- the LOC117137282 gene encoding tyrosine-protein kinase receptor torso isoform X1 produces the protein MLIFYAKYAFIFWFFVGSNQGEMLLMDKISHDKTLLNVTACTQNCLEKGQMDFRSCLKDCRHNETFPGALRKVQENYQMNMICRTESEIVFQIDWVQHSRETEPAPNATYIIRVDAVKDNNKETTLYLSDDNFLILPGLESNSSHNITALAMHGDGSYSLIAKDQTFATLIRGYQPSKMGAVNLLRFVPQPDDVHHIAAEIEWKPSAESNCYFDMVSYSTNSVNMDEPLEVQFRDRKKLYRHTVDNLEFDKQYHVGVRTVNIMNRLESDLQWLPIAAPSCLDWYPYNYTLCPPHKPENLTVTQKQYLPNILALNITWARPKYLPDNYTLHIFDLFKGGTELNYTLDQNRSHFYVPKITVLGSHFEVHLVAQSAGGKNVSGLTLDKVPRGVLLSEGNVVKLVLFIIVPICCILMLCSLTFCRRNRSEVQALQMEAKDAKASEFHLSLMDSSGLLVTLSANESLEVMDELEVEPHSVLLQDVLGEGAFGLVRRGVYKKRQVAVKLLKDEPNDEDVYAFKCEIQMLKAVGKHPNIVGIVGYSTRFSNQMMLLIEYCSLGSLQNFLREEWKYRQEQNAIGLKKNLEQNIDNRRFNRLPRNSIHDRIEDINSSMLSTVEEESESDQTHSSRCETYTLTRITNAADNKGYGLEDIENIGGSYIPKDAKDPKDQSKRKLKPQLKKDSKQDFKSDSKKRIFENKEYFDCLDSSDTKPRIPLKYADLLDIAQQVAVGMEFLAQNKVVHRDLAARNVLISVDRSIKIADFGLSRDVYHENVYRKSGGSGKLPIKWLALESLTHQVYTSQSDVWSFGVLLYEITTLGGMPYPSVSPSDLLQLLRQGHRMKRPEGCTQEMFSLMESCWSSVPSHRPTFSALKHRLGGMILATNDVPERLKQLQAANESKSKSCDVLNSKVEQVPSQEELYLEPLN, from the exons ATGCTGATTTTCTATGCGAAGTACGCATTTATCTTCTGGTTTTTCGTGGGCAGCAATCAAGGTGAAATGTTGCTAATGGACAAAATCTCCCACGATAAGACGCTCCTCAACGTCACCGCTTGCACCCAGAATTGCCTGGAAAAAGGCCAAATG GATTTCCGTAGCTGCTTAAAGGACTGCAGACATAATGAGACATTTCCCGGAGCTTTACGCAAGGTGCAGGAAAACTACCAGATGAACATGATCTGCCGCACGGAGTCGGAAATCGTTTTCCAAATAGATTGGGTGCAGCACAGCAGGGAAACCGAGCCGGCTCCAAATGCCACATACATAATCCGGGTGGATGCTGTCAAGGACAACAACAAAGAGACTACGCTTTACCTG TCTGATGATAACTTTCTCATCTTGCCGGGCTTGGAGTCCAACTCCAGCCACAACATCACCGCCCTGGCGATGCACGGAGATGGCAGCTACTCGCTGATAGCGAAGGACCAGACCTTCGCCACCCTCATCCGAGGCTATCAGCCCAGCAAAATGGGAGCAGTGAATCTGCTGCGGTTTGTCCCCCAGCCGGACGACGTGCATCACATTGCTGCCGAGATTGAGTGGAAGCCATCGGCGG AGAGCAACTGCTACTTCGACATGGTGTCGTATTCAACCAACAGCGTGAATATGGACGAGCCACTGGAGGTGCAGTTCCGGGAT CGCAAAAAGCTGTACAGGCACACGGTGGATAACTTGGAGTTTGACAAACAGTACCATGTAGGCGTGAGAACGGTGAACATAATGAATCGACTGGAGAGCGATCTGCAGTGGCTGCCAATCGCAGCTCCAAGCTGCTTAGATTGGTATCCCTATAACTACACACTCTGCC CTCCCCATAAGCCAGAGAATCTTACTGTGACCCAGAAGCAGTATCTGCCAAATATCTTGGCCCTGAACATCACCTGGGCGCGTCCCAAATACCTGCCGGATAACTATACACTTCACATCTTTGATCTGTTCAAAGGAGGTACTGAACTCAACTATACACTTGACCAAAACAGAAGCCACTTCTATGTACCCAAGATCACGGTACTGGGTTCCCATTTCGAAGTACATTTGGTGGCCCAGTCGGCAGGCGGTAAAAACGTATCCGGCTTGACGCTGGACAAGGTTCCTCGAGGTGTGTTGCTGAGCG AGGGCAACGTGGTCAAGCTGGTACTCTTCATTATCGTGCCAATATGCTGCATTTTGATGCTGTGCTCCCTGACGTTCTGCAGACGAAATCGTTCGGAGGTTCAAGCGCTACAAATGGAGGCTAAGGACGCGAAGGCCAGTGAATTTCATCTCTCCCTGATGGACAGCAGTGGGCTGCTGGTCACCCTCTCGGCCAACGAGAGCCTGGAAGTAATGGACGAGCTGGAGGTGGAGCCACACTCGGTGCTCCTCCAGGATGTCCTCGGCGAGGGAGCCTTTGGCTTGGTGCGACGTGGAGTTTACAAGAAACGCCAAGTGGCTGTCAAGTTGCTGAAAG ATGAACCAAATGACGAGGACGTATATGCGTTCAAGTGCGAAATTCAGATGCTCAAGGCCGTGGGCAAGCATCCAAATATTGTGGGTATCGTGGGATACTCGACTCGTTTTAGCAACCAGATGATGTTGCTAATTGAATACTGCAGCCTTGGAAGCCTGCAGAACTTTTTACG TGAGGAGTGGAAGTACAGGCAGGAGCAAAACGCAATTGGACTTAAGAAGAACCTTGAACAGAACATTGACAACCGACGGTTTAACCGACTCCCTCGCAATTCCATCCATGATCGCATAGAGGACATCAACAGCTCGATGCTGTCCACTGTGGAAGAGGAGAGTGAATCGGATCAAACGCACTCAAGTCGTTGTGAGACCTACACCCTCACCCGAATCACCAATGCAGCCGACAACAAGGGCTATGGCCTGGAGGACATTGAAAACATCGGTGGCAGTTACATTCCCAAAGACGCGAAAGATCCGAAGGACCAGTCAAAACGGAAGCTAAAGCCGCAGCTCAAGAAAGACTCCAAGCAGGATTTCAAATCGGACAGCAAGAAGCGAATCTTTGAGAACAAGGAATACTTTGATTGCCTCGACTCATCGGATACGAAGCCCAGAATACCACTGAAATACGCAGATTTGCTAGACATCGCCCAACAGGTGGCGGTGGGAATG GAATTTCTGGCCCAAAACAAGGTAGTGCATCGAGATCTGGCAGCCCGGAATGTGCTAATCTCCGTAGACCGCAGCATCAAGATAGCAGATTTTGG ACTTAGTCGAGATGTGTATCATGAGAACGTGTACCGAAAGTCCGGAGGAAGTGGCAAGCTGCCCATCAAGTGGCTCGCGCTGGAGTCCCTCACCCATCAGGTGTACACCAGCCAGAGCGATGT TTGGTCCTTTGGTGTGCTGCTCTATGAGATCACCACTCTCGGTGGAATGCCATACCCGTCGGTGTCTCCCAGTGATCTCTTGCAGCTACTTCGACAAGGTCATCGGATGAAGCGACCGGAGGGATGTACGCAGGAAAT GTTTTCACTGATGGAAAGCTGCTGGAGCTCCGTGCCATCACACAGGCCAACATTTTCCGCCCTTAAACACAGACTTGGTGGCATGATTTTGGCCACTAACGATGTTCCAGAAAGGCTGAAACAACTGCAAGCGGCAAACGAGTCGAAATCAAAGTCATGTGACGTTCTGAACAG TAAAGTGGAGCAAGTGCCAAGCCAGGAAGAGCTGTACCTAGAACCTTTAAATTAA